Proteins found in one Candidatus Tisiphia endosymbiont of Beris chalybata genomic segment:
- a CDS encoding IS630 family transposase: MVPIYFFDETRFGTNTKHGLGWFEKGSRTPVPTKLGFKSFYLYSATNHRDGDSFSLIIPNVDKACMQVFLNEFAKHITTKVILVMDGAGWHKGLTIPANIEIMYLPPYSPELNPVERLWQHLKDSVLKNKVYDCLTKLEDAVIEFIQSISIETIKSICNCSYIYL; this comes from the coding sequence ATGGTACCTATTTATTTTTTTGATGAGACTAGGTTTGGGACCAATACAAAACATGGTTTAGGATGGTTTGAAAAAGGCAGTAGGACTCCAGTTCCTACAAAGCTGGGATTTAAATCATTTTATCTTTATTCTGCTACAAATCATAGAGATGGAGACTCTTTTAGTTTAATTATTCCGAATGTTGATAAGGCCTGTATGCAAGTTTTTCTTAATGAATTTGCGAAACATATAACTACAAAAGTTATACTAGTGATGGATGGAGCTGGATGGCATAAAGGTCTTACAATACCAGCTAATATTGAGATTATGTACTTACCACCATATAGTCCAGAGTTAAATCCTGTAGAGAGGTTGTGGCAACATTTAAAAGATTCGGTATTAAAAAATAAAGTTTACGATTGTTTAACTAAACTTGAAGATGCTGTAATTGAATTTATTCAATCTATTTCAATAGAAACTATAAAATCTATATGTAATTGTTCATATATCTATTTATAA
- a CDS encoding IS982 family transposase, whose amino-acid sequence MTIITKNIKVRKAGFPPCLSDVEALTMEVVGEFIGLHQDKQIWEYFKRHFQEWFPNLKSRPSYVKQCSGLLSIKNMLLADLFKSASKSDLHMIDGVPIPVINLARATRGRCFKEYADYGYCASKDSYYYGFLGHVLINEEGRIAGFMITPANGSEREALQVMSPNISGMVLGDKGYLGQDLKDELATKKVLSHLLTNSLAEGIKT is encoded by the coding sequence ATGACTATAATAACCAAAAATATCAAAGTAAGGAAAGCAGGATTTCCACCTTGCTTAAGTGACGTGGAAGCATTAACAATGGAAGTGGTGGGAGAATTTATCGGTTTGCACCAAGACAAGCAGATATGGGAATATTTTAAACGTCATTTTCAAGAATGGTTTCCCAATCTAAAGAGTAGACCGTCTTATGTGAAGCAATGTAGCGGTCTTTTATCTATTAAGAACATGCTGCTTGCCGACTTGTTTAAGAGTGCAAGCAAATCAGATCTGCATATGATAGATGGGGTACCGATTCCTGTAATAAATTTGGCCCGAGCAACGAGAGGGCGATGTTTTAAGGAATACGCTGACTATGGGTACTGCGCTTCGAAAGATAGCTATTATTACGGTTTTCTAGGACACGTATTAATTAATGAAGAAGGTCGAATAGCTGGATTCATGATAACTCCTGCTAATGGGTCTGAACGTGAAGCTCTGCAAGTAATGTCTCCTAATATTAGTGGCATGGTACTGGGCGATAAAGGCTATCTTGGTCAGGATTTAAAAGATGAGTTGGCCACCAAAAAGGTTCTGTCGCATTTATTGACTAATAGTTTAGCAGAAGGTATAAAGACATAA
- a CDS encoding pseudouridine synthase, producing MQRLAKVISNAGLCSRRDAEVLIKNNQVKVDGVIINSPAIKVSHISTIEVSGRVITQEKLIRLWRYYKPVGLITTHKDTHGRATVFANLQGLPRVISIGRLDLNSEGLLLLTNNGDLARQLELPDTKMERIYKVRAYGNPSILLKNYQNITIEQVRYYVKSIELVKSSHSNSWFEVVLTEGKNREIRRIFEYFGLKVNRLIRIQYGDFVLGNLQPNEYQEIDYKQFKQFL from the coding sequence ATGCAAAGATTAGCAAAAGTCATTAGTAATGCCGGACTATGTTCACGGCGGGACGCAGAAGTCTTAATAAAAAATAATCAAGTAAAAGTGGATGGCGTGATTATTAATTCTCCTGCTATCAAGGTGAGTCACATTTCGACCATTGAAGTTTCAGGAAGAGTAATAACACAAGAGAAGCTGATTCGTTTATGGCGATATTATAAGCCTGTTGGCTTAATTACTACTCATAAAGATACCCATGGTAGGGCCACTGTATTTGCAAATCTGCAGGGTTTGCCAAGGGTCATTTCAATAGGTCGGTTAGATTTAAATAGTGAAGGATTATTACTGCTTACTAATAATGGTGATTTAGCGCGCCAACTTGAATTACCTGATACTAAAATGGAGCGTATATATAAAGTAAGAGCTTATGGCAATCCGTCTATTTTATTAAAAAACTATCAAAACATAACAATCGAACAAGTAAGATATTATGTTAAATCAATTGAATTAGTGAAGTCATCTCACTCTAATAGCTGGTTTGAGGTAGTTCTTACCGAGGGTAAGAACCGTGAAATTAGAAGAATATTTGAATATTTTGGTTTAAAAGTTAATCGTTTAATTAGAATCCAGTATGGGGATTTTGTGTTAGGAAATTTGCAGCCAAATGAATATCAGGAAATAGACTACAAACAATTTAAGCAATTTTTATGA
- a CDS encoding IS6 family transposase yields MPFQISAKLLKYFKGYCSSAEIIMLFVYMKCRFSLSYRDLEEMAGIRGASIDHATLQRWVIRFVKLIDMQVRKYKKPVGRNWRMDETYIKVKGNWVYLYRAVDTMGNTIDFCLRKHRDTAAAKAFFRKAFRHNGHPIKVNIDKSGSNTAALNSINKDLHEEQKIKVTQVKYLNNIIEQDHRFIKKRTKPMLGFKSFASAKITIAGCENIRMIQKKQITKANYNFSTFENFVTLMAA; encoded by the coding sequence ATGCCATTTCAAATTTCTGCTAAATTGTTAAAATATTTCAAAGGATATTGCTCATCAGCTGAAATCATCATGTTATTTGTCTACATGAAGTGTAGATTTTCTTTAAGCTATAGAGATTTAGAGGAGATGGCTGGAATTAGAGGAGCATCGATAGATCACGCCACTTTACAAAGATGGGTTATAAGGTTTGTAAAATTAATAGATATGCAAGTCAGGAAATACAAGAAGCCAGTTGGTAGAAACTGGAGAATGGATGAAACGTATATTAAAGTAAAGGGTAACTGGGTTTATCTGTATAGAGCAGTTGATACTATGGGTAACACCATAGATTTCTGCTTAAGGAAACATAGAGATACTGCAGCTGCTAAAGCATTCTTTCGGAAAGCTTTTAGACATAACGGTCATCCTATAAAAGTGAATATTGATAAAAGCGGTAGCAATACTGCTGCCCTTAACAGCATTAATAAGGATTTGCACGAGGAACAAAAAATTAAGGTTACTCAGGTTAAATACCTCAATAACATAATTGAGCAAGATCATCGCTTTATTAAGAAACGAACTAAGCCGATGCTTGGCTTCAAAAGTTTTGCTTCTGCTAAAATTACTATTGCTGGCTGCGAGAATATTAGGATGATTCAAAAAAAACAAATTACTAAGGCTAACTATAATTTTTCTACTTTTGAAAATTTTGTAACATTAATGGCTGCATAA
- a CDS encoding IS4 family transposase, producing the protein MTSALSQLLGNYFFKSFASIKLIEQIITGLFYVRDVNLTQLALVVQGAGNDNSRYRKLQRFFSGFSFCYTALAKLLVAFAKIESEKWLLALDRTNWKFGKLDINILVLSICHNGIAIPIMWDMLPKTGVSNSGERQKLIGRFLQVFGVEKISALLGDREFIGDDWLKFLADRNIPFYIRIKQNLTIGRSENELVTANPLVKKLQNNEYKVLRGKRYLGKNYKGPKVSVAALRNGEGELVIIATNDNPYQALDIYKKRWEIENLFACLKTRGFNFENTHLVHLDRINKLLGILAITFTFAYTVGLWRHSIWPIKLKTHGRKAMSPFRYGLDYLRRIYLNQGQMYKELSSIIDIFIKPLIPKLPTIISC; encoded by the coding sequence ATGACTTCAGCGTTATCACAACTATTAGGAAACTATTTTTTTAAGAGTTTTGCAAGTATAAAATTAATCGAGCAGATAATAACAGGATTGTTCTATGTCAGAGATGTCAATCTTACTCAACTAGCTTTGGTAGTTCAAGGAGCTGGCAATGATAATTCTCGATATCGCAAACTACAAAGATTTTTTTCTGGCTTTAGTTTTTGTTATACTGCACTGGCTAAATTATTAGTAGCATTTGCCAAAATTGAATCAGAAAAATGGTTGTTGGCTTTGGATCGTACTAACTGGAAATTTGGCAAGCTTGATATCAATATTTTAGTATTATCAATCTGCCATAATGGCATAGCTATACCAATCATGTGGGACATGTTACCAAAAACTGGCGTTTCAAATAGTGGTGAACGTCAGAAATTAATAGGTAGATTTTTGCAAGTATTTGGAGTAGAAAAAATATCAGCATTGCTTGGAGATCGTGAATTTATCGGTGATGACTGGTTGAAATTTCTAGCAGATCGTAATATTCCATTTTATATAAGAATTAAGCAAAATTTAACTATTGGTAGATCAGAAAACGAATTAGTGACAGCAAATCCATTAGTAAAGAAGTTACAGAATAATGAATATAAAGTACTCAGAGGTAAGAGATATTTAGGTAAGAACTATAAAGGACCTAAAGTTTCTGTGGCTGCTTTGCGTAACGGAGAAGGAGAATTAGTAATTATAGCAACCAATGACAACCCCTATCAGGCCTTGGATATTTACAAAAAACGCTGGGAAATTGAAAATCTTTTTGCATGCCTTAAGACGCGTGGCTTCAACTTTGAAAATACCCATTTAGTACATTTGGATAGAATAAACAAATTATTAGGGATATTAGCTATAACTTTTACCTTTGCTTATACTGTGGGCTTATGGCGGCATTCTATCTGGCCTATAAAATTGAAAACTCACGGCAGAAAGGCTATGTCACCTTTTAGGTATGGACTTGATTACTTACGAAGAATATATTTAAACCAAGGGCAAATGTACAAGGAACTATCCAGCATTATTGATATATTTATCAAGCCTCTAATCCCCAAATTACCAACAATTATATCATGTTAA
- a CDS encoding RsmD family RNA methyltransferase: MIRIIAGKHKNRIIPTFKNANYRPSTGKIREAIFSILTSGEFESRELFASNTSILDLFSGTGSLAFEALSRGAGQVTLVDINANYLRVAQEFAMLIQQEANTIFLNLNACTLPKATKTFDLVFIDPPYYNNLVITSVNSLKKGGWLKEGSVLVIELGKTEIFADNCFELVKDKIYGDSKLLVLEYSSYLAFDFRGE; the protein is encoded by the coding sequence ATGATTAGAATTATAGCAGGTAAGCATAAAAATCGTATAATTCCCACTTTTAAAAACGCAAATTATCGACCTTCTACTGGAAAAATAAGAGAGGCGATTTTCAGCATCCTCACCTCAGGAGAATTTGAGAGTAGAGAACTATTTGCCAGTAATACTAGTATACTTGATTTATTTAGCGGTACCGGTAGTCTTGCGTTTGAAGCGCTCTCAAGAGGGGCAGGGCAGGTGACACTAGTTGATATAAATGCTAATTATCTACGAGTAGCTCAGGAATTTGCTATGTTAATACAGCAAGAAGCTAACACTATTTTTTTAAATCTTAATGCTTGTACCTTGCCAAAAGCTACTAAAACATTTGATTTAGTCTTTATCGATCCTCCATATTATAATAACTTGGTAATAACATCAGTTAATAGCTTAAAAAAAGGTGGATGGTTAAAAGAGGGTTCAGTGCTGGTAATAGAGCTAGGCAAAACTGAAATATTCGCTGATAATTGCTTTGAATTAGTTAAAGACAAAATATATGGAGATAGTAAGTTATTAGTTTTAGAATATAGCAGCTATTTAGCATTTGACTTCAGGGGAGAATGA
- the radA gene encoding DNA repair protein RadA, with protein sequence MSKVKKQYICSNCGNTTPKWAGQCFDCGLWGVVEEELVNNSPSIKLGNKLQVQKLDGIVEERLYNITPINELNRVLGGGLVAASATLIGGEPGIGKSTLLLQLASDSSSTSMNCLYVTGEESAQQIKLRALRLGLNNQATSILAAVNVEDIIATIEANKQNIDLIIIDSIQTMVTSTLSSPPGTVSQVRACANELVSYAKNNNIIILISCHVTKDGQLAGPKLLEHLVDTVLYFEGDHNSHFRILRSSKNRYGGVGEIGVFDMTASGLKEVPNPSELFLLKREKNVSGVAVFAGIEGSRPLLIEIQALIAPSTIPMPRRSVVGWELNRLAMIIAVLNVRFKLNLSTKEVYLSVAGGLKITDPASDLAVAAALISAATNKAVPEESIFFGEIGLSGEIRKVNGAKTRIKEAKKLGFNKIVCSKLEKLEYELIHPISNLRELGAFLEK encoded by the coding sequence ATGAGTAAAGTAAAAAAACAATATATATGTAGTAATTGTGGTAATACTACTCCCAAATGGGCAGGGCAATGTTTTGATTGTGGTTTATGGGGAGTAGTTGAGGAAGAACTCGTGAATAATTCTCCATCAATTAAATTAGGTAATAAACTCCAGGTCCAGAAGCTTGATGGGATAGTTGAAGAGAGATTATATAATATCACTCCTATTAATGAGTTAAATAGAGTTCTGGGAGGAGGGCTAGTCGCTGCTTCAGCAACTTTAATTGGCGGTGAACCTGGCATTGGAAAATCCACTTTATTATTACAATTAGCTTCTGACTCCTCTTCTACGAGCATGAATTGTTTATATGTAACGGGGGAAGAATCAGCTCAACAAATAAAACTCCGAGCATTAAGACTTGGGCTTAATAATCAAGCCACCTCTATATTAGCTGCGGTAAATGTTGAAGATATTATTGCTACTATTGAGGCGAATAAACAAAATATTGATTTAATAATTATTGATTCAATACAAACTATGGTGACTAGTACGCTGTCCTCCCCTCCTGGTACTGTGTCGCAAGTAAGGGCGTGTGCGAATGAATTAGTGAGCTATGCTAAAAATAATAATATCATAATTTTAATTAGTTGTCATGTTACCAAAGATGGGCAATTGGCCGGTCCTAAGTTACTTGAGCACCTTGTGGATACGGTATTATACTTTGAGGGGGATCATAATAGTCATTTTCGTATTTTACGTTCTAGCAAAAATAGATATGGAGGAGTAGGGGAGATTGGGGTTTTTGATATGACCGCTAGCGGCCTTAAAGAAGTCCCTAATCCTTCAGAATTATTTTTATTAAAAAGAGAAAAAAACGTCAGTGGGGTGGCAGTATTTGCTGGAATTGAAGGCTCTAGACCGTTATTAATCGAAATACAAGCATTAATTGCCCCCTCAACTATTCCTATGCCTAGGCGTTCAGTAGTAGGGTGGGAATTGAATAGGTTAGCGATGATAATAGCAGTGCTTAACGTACGGTTTAAGCTGAATTTATCTACTAAGGAAGTATATTTAAGTGTGGCAGGAGGACTGAAAATTACTGATCCTGCTTCAGATTTAGCGGTAGCCGCAGCTTTAATTTCAGCAGCAACCAATAAAGCAGTACCAGAAGAAAGTATTTTCTTTGGAGAAATTGGCTTATCCGGGGAAATCAGAAAGGTAAACGGGGCAAAAACTAGGATCAAAGAAGCTAAAAAGTTAGGGTTTAATAAAATAGTTTGCTCTAAGCTGGAAAAATTAGAATATGAATTAATTCATCCTATTAGTAACTTAAGAGAATTGGGAGCGTTTCTAGAAAAATAA
- a CDS encoding palindromic element RPE1 domain-containing protein, whose amino-acid sequence MHNLKIIEEFLGETKSSTAAYIDVREEQRGVSTTKLPIRLGYARGLFFLH is encoded by the coding sequence TTGCATAACCTAAAGATAATTGAAGAATTTTTAGGAGAAACGAAGTCGAGTACCGCAGCGTACATAGACGTACGTGAGGAACAGAGAGGAGTTTCGACGACAAAATTACCAATTAGATTAGGTTATGCAAGAGGTCTATTTTTTCTTCATTAG
- a CDS encoding tetratricopeptide repeat protein, translated as MPSAKLLVNKCDRTKYSKALCLLGQIALEQNNLDEAFKYAKKALAQKPNCLEALCVLGQVAIEQNNLDEACGNANKALVQNPNCLKALCVLGQVALKQNNLDEALVNANKALTQKPNCPEAYCILSQVALAQEKLEEAFDYANKALAQKPNCLEALCVLSQAALKQNNLDEALVNANKTLAQKPNCLEALCVLGQVALEQNNLNEAFANAKKALAQKPNCPEALCVLGQVALEQNNLNEAFANAKKALAQKPNCPEALCVLGQVALEQNNLNEAFANAKKALAQKPNCPEALCVLHQASLKGAKDAKNQGNYQKELKYLKEAYKNIKKIEQFKRDDPKLLCKKAEVLLALAQNAQESVNVQLLIELKDDFKNIEPKLNQQHPGILYSQALVLIKLAEYEKESFNYDAELDLLKKADKAFISGAKLVPDDDMVPSPHILVLFSMAENANKRNSPEEALKSWERIGEIIKDTLQLKQSYAGILTHQASALFKRAECQEKCDDRAQTIWQETKNTAKAALAEERDVPYLYYILSRAALELGELTEELDHFEEALGPHDINNIKPFIYSNIGLTYKKFAERQEEQLVFWEKADEAFDKVLQLLKKSLKSFKEISLYIDTCDHKCTNLIEWAKYEEEIGDKTKKEARWLEIYKVSREALKLSDENNLRLLGIASEASLKLAENAITFDELHNAQSFLVEAFRFEKALNLNNDFNRLIRIGKGWVKVGNTKKVLEVFHEKLKLNTNDAELYYNIGLDCTKLADEAKKSNNREETLTFLETALESINKSLAINPSADAYIINKAQTCKKLAEQEEQPTQEKELNKEKELHYWLAARDAFCKMLISSTHPEFNGYYYWLDTLTAQITMQMTEKMIQQNNAKKIQHCMDQLNEFTRQFKLNAQGNKINEDTRQYWKTAQSLKKLAEEKGQKNNEQEIKYWNNALKAFTTVLHYTQNVLEKNNNNIENERANIYSKLVKQYNTYPGDTQGFSAPLPLNYDLNYDLELPQPSEDAIEKYKKNTEAKCWVLLNKVEKSEIFVHKTVIIPHQDPLADDSDDDVACIGIPPAHY; from the coding sequence ATACCTTCTGCTAAACTATTAGTCAATAAATGCGACAGAACCAAATATTCTAAGGCACTTTGTCTACTAGGTCAAATTGCACTCGAACAAAACAATCTGGATGAAGCATTTAAATATGCTAAGAAAGCATTAGCGCAAAAACCTAACTGTCTTGAAGCACTTTGCGTCCTAGGTCAAGTGGCAATCGAACAAAACAATCTGGATGAAGCATGTGGTAATGCTAATAAAGCATTAGTGCAAAATCCTAACTGTCTTAAAGCACTTTGCGTCCTAGGTCAAGTTGCACTCAAACAAAACAATCTGGATGAAGCGCTTGTTAATGCTAATAAAGCATTAACGCAAAAACCTAACTGTCCTGAGGCATACTGCATCCTAAGTCAAGTGGCATTAGCCCAAGAAAAACTGGAGGAAGCATTTGATTATGCTAATAAAGCATTAGCGCAAAAACCTAACTGTCTTGAAGCACTTTGCGTCCTAAGTCAAGCTGCACTCAAACAAAACAATCTGGATGAAGCACTTGTTAATGCTAATAAAACATTAGCGCAAAAACCTAATTGTCTTGAAGCACTTTGCGTTTTAGGTCAAGTGGCACTCGAACAAAACAATCTAAATGAAGCATTTGCTAATGCTAAGAAAGCATTAGCGCAAAAACCTAACTGCCCTGAGGCACTTTGCGTTTTAGGTCAAGTGGCACTCGAACAAAACAATCTAAATGAAGCATTTGCTAATGCTAAGAAAGCATTAGCGCAAAAACCTAACTGCCCTGAGGCACTTTGCGTTTTAGGTCAAGTGGCACTCGAACAAAACAATCTAAATGAAGCATTTGCTAATGCTAAGAAAGCATTAGCGCAAAAACCTAACTGCCCTGAGGCACTTTGCGTCCTACATCAAGCTTCATTAAAGGGAGCTAAAGATGCAAAAAATCAAGGTAATTATCAGAAAGAGTTAAAATATTTAAAGGAAGCATATAAAAATATTAAAAAAATAGAACAGTTTAAACGTGATGATCCTAAGCTACTTTGCAAAAAAGCTGAGGTTTTATTAGCTCTTGCCCAAAATGCACAAGAAAGTGTTAATGTGCAATTATTAATTGAGCTAAAAGATGACTTTAAGAATATTGAACCAAAATTAAACCAGCAACATCCTGGTATACTCTACTCTCAAGCTTTAGTTTTAATTAAGCTCGCTGAGTATGAAAAAGAATCTTTTAATTACGACGCAGAGTTAGATCTTTTGAAAAAAGCAGATAAAGCATTTATAAGCGGAGCAAAGCTTGTACCTGATGATGACATGGTACCATCTCCCCATATTTTAGTCTTATTTAGTATGGCTGAGAATGCAAACAAACGTAATAGTCCTGAAGAAGCATTAAAGTCTTGGGAAAGAATAGGAGAAATAATTAAGGATACATTACAATTAAAGCAATCATACGCTGGAATATTGACTCATCAAGCCAGCGCGTTATTTAAGCGCGCTGAATGTCAGGAAAAATGCGATGATAGGGCACAGACAATTTGGCAGGAAACTAAGAATACTGCCAAGGCAGCATTAGCAGAAGAGCGAGATGTTCCCTATCTTTATTATATATTAAGTCGAGCTGCCCTAGAACTAGGGGAGCTAACAGAAGAACTTGATCATTTCGAGGAAGCCTTAGGACCACACGATATTAATAATATTAAGCCCTTTATATATTCTAACATAGGACTAACTTATAAAAAATTTGCTGAGAGACAAGAAGAGCAGTTAGTTTTTTGGGAGAAAGCAGATGAAGCTTTTGATAAAGTATTACAACTATTAAAAAAATCACTAAAATCTTTTAAAGAAATATCTCTATATATTGATACATGTGATCACAAATGTACAAATTTAATAGAATGGGCTAAATATGAAGAAGAAATTGGGGATAAAACTAAGAAGGAAGCACGTTGGTTGGAAATATATAAAGTATCAAGAGAAGCATTAAAGTTATCTGACGAGAATAATTTGCGTTTATTAGGTATTGCAAGTGAAGCTTCCCTCAAATTAGCTGAAAATGCAATAACATTTGATGAGCTTCACAATGCCCAAAGTTTTTTGGTAGAAGCCTTCAGATTTGAAAAAGCATTAAACTTAAATAATGATTTTAATAGGCTGATTCGTATAGGTAAAGGTTGGGTAAAGGTAGGAAATACTAAAAAAGTACTTGAGGTTTTCCATGAAAAATTAAAATTAAACACTAATGATGCTGAGCTATATTATAATATAGGTTTAGATTGTACAAAATTGGCTGATGAGGCAAAAAAATCTAATAATCGTGAAGAAACATTAACTTTTTTAGAAACAGCATTAGAGAGTATTAATAAGTCATTAGCAATAAATCCTAGCGCTGATGCGTATATTATTAATAAAGCTCAAACTTGCAAAAAGTTGGCTGAGCAGGAAGAACAACCAACTCAGGAAAAAGAACTGAATAAAGAAAAAGAGCTACATTATTGGCTGGCTGCACGCGACGCTTTTTGTAAAATGTTAATAAGCTCTACACATCCTGAGTTTAATGGGTACTACTACTGGTTGGACACTCTAACTGCGCAAATAACTATGCAAATGACTGAGAAAATGATACAACAGAATAATGCAAAAAAAATCCAGCATTGTATGGACCAACTTAATGAATTTACTAGACAATTCAAATTAAACGCTCAGGGTAATAAGATTAATGAAGATACAAGGCAATACTGGAAGACAGCTCAAAGTCTTAAAAAATTAGCGGAAGAGAAGGGACAAAAGAATAATGAACAAGAAATAAAATATTGGAATAACGCACTTAAAGCTTTTACTACAGTACTACATTATACTCAGAATGTTCTTGAAAAAAATAACAATAATATAGAAAATGAAAGAGCGAATATTTACTCAAAGCTAGTAAAGCAATATAATACCTATCCTGGTGATACACAGGGTTTCAGTGCCCCTCTTCCACTAAACTATGATTTAAACTATGATTTAGAACTACCGCAACCCTCAGAAGATGCAATAGAAAAATACAAGAAAAATACTGAAGCAAAATGCTGGGTCTTGCTAAACAAAGTAGAAAAGTCAGAAATTTTTGTTCATAAAACAGTAATAATCCCCCATCAGGATCCGCTTGCTGATGACTCTGATGATGATGTGGCTTGCATTGGGATACCTCCAGCGCATTATTAG
- a CDS encoding helix-turn-helix domain-containing protein produces MPKVSKMINDELVLKAREALNNGGKNGVVVTRLKAILASSKHGIKKVAEVYDINRSSLHRWVALFRDQGIDGLKNIAKPSRSKLNTAQKDEIKTLIKRDSSITIKKLKIVIKEKFDIDIEKSSIHRMLGALGFRHITGRKRHYKADTSSQEEFKKKSTTSTPR; encoded by the coding sequence ATGCCTAAAGTATCAAAAATGATAAATGACGAATTAGTATTAAAAGCAAGGGAAGCTTTGAATAACGGAGGGAAGAATGGTGTTGTAGTAACAAGATTAAAAGCCATACTAGCATCGAGTAAGCATGGTATTAAGAAAGTAGCGGAAGTTTATGATATCAACAGATCTTCGCTACATAGATGGGTTGCTCTATTTCGAGATCAAGGCATTGATGGTCTCAAGAACATAGCAAAGCCTTCTAGATCAAAATTAAATACTGCTCAAAAAGATGAGATTAAAACTTTGATAAAGAGAGACAGTAGTATTACGATTAAGAAATTAAAGATAGTGATAAAAGAAAAATTTGATATAGATATAGAAAAATCTAGTATACATAGAATGCTAGGGGCACTTGGGTTTAGGCATATTACTGGTAGAAAGAGGCATTACAAAGCTGACACATCTTCTCAAGAAGAATTCAAAAAAAAATCTACAACAAGTACACCAAGATAA
- a CDS encoding Rpn family recombination-promoting nuclease/putative transposase produces the protein MADRFKHDKIFRKALQNPLVAHEFCNAHLPKSIKDSLDFSSLKMDNTTFIEQDLRDSITDVLFQAKFDKQDGYLYLLLEHQSHPDHFMAFRLFKYMINICDRHLTQHPNTKTLPLVYPLIFYNGTRKYNAPLNLWKLFENSQLARSIWINDYQLVNVHDIPDSEFRERIWSGILEFFMKHIHERNLLKRWQEIQDILPEFTKLTIGYSYLELILRYTLTRIKQDDKIELEKLLTATLNQETGTKLMSSLAQHWEQIGEAKGIQIGEAKGIQIGEVKGIQIGKAEGKAEMIKMMRNNGYSIEEISRITKLSITEISTLLQLT, from the coding sequence ATGGCTGATCGCTTTAAACATGATAAAATCTTTCGAAAAGCGTTGCAGAACCCGCTAGTAGCACATGAGTTTTGTAATGCCCATTTACCGAAATCTATTAAAGATTCGTTAGATTTCTCTAGTTTAAAAATGGATAATACCACTTTTATAGAACAAGATTTAAGAGACTCGATTACTGACGTACTATTTCAAGCTAAGTTTGATAAGCAAGATGGTTATTTGTATCTGTTACTGGAGCATCAGAGTCATCCTGATCATTTTATGGCGTTCAGACTCTTCAAGTACATGATCAATATTTGCGATAGACATTTAACACAACACCCCAATACTAAGACTTTGCCATTAGTATACCCTTTGATATTTTATAACGGTACAAGAAAATATAATGCACCTCTTAATTTGTGGAAGTTATTCGAAAATAGTCAATTAGCAAGAAGCATTTGGATCAATGATTACCAACTGGTAAATGTTCACGACATTCCCGATAGTGAGTTCAGAGAAAGAATTTGGTCAGGGATTCTTGAATTTTTTATGAAGCACATACACGAACGAAATCTACTTAAGAGATGGCAAGAAATACAAGATATATTACCGGAGTTTACCAAACTAACTATTGGCTATAGTTATCTTGAATTAATTCTTCGGTATACTTTGACAAGAATAAAGCAAGATGATAAAATAGAGTTAGAAAAGTTGTTAACAGCAACATTAAATCAAGAAACAGGTACAAAACTGATGTCTAGTTTAGCACAACATTGGGAACAAATCGGAGAAGCTAAAGGAATCCAAATCGGAGAAGCTAAAGGAATCCAAATTGGTGAAGTCAAAGGTATTCAAATCGGAAAAGCTGAAGGAAAAGCTGAAATGATAAAGATGATGAGGAATAATGGATATTCTATTGAAGAGATTTCTAGAATTACCAAATTATCTATTACTGAAATAAGTACATTATTGCAATTAACATAA